A window from Hypomesus transpacificus isolate Combined female chromosome 26, fHypTra1, whole genome shotgun sequence encodes these proteins:
- the gng12b gene encoding guanine nucleotide-binding protein G(I)/G(S)/G(O) subunit gamma-12: MSSKMQSSNNITQAKRTVQQLRIEASIERIKVSKASAELMHYCTEHAKYDPLLMGIPASENPFKDKKPCAIL; encoded by the exons ATGTCATCGAAAATGCAAAGCTCCAATAACATCACCCAAGCTAAGAGAACAGTCCAGCAGCTCAGAATAGAGGCCAGCATCGAGAGGATAAAG GTATCCAAGGCTTCGGCAGAGCTGATGCATTACTGCACGGAGCACGCCAAATACGACCCCTTGCTCATGGGAATCCCAGCTTCAGAAAACCCTTTCAAGGATAAGAAGCCCTGTGCTATATTGTAG
- the gadd45ab gene encoding growth arrest and DNA-damage-inducible, alpha, b, translated as MCNMTFEETIGDNSSERMESVEKALEEVLSSALPQGCITVGVYEAAKSLNVDPDNVVLCLLATDEEHVEDVALQIHFTLIQAFCCENDINILRVSNMTRLAEILGGGKPGGEPMDLHCVLVTNPPSTTWKDPALSKVNRFCRDSRGLDQWVPVINLPDR; from the exons ATGTGCAATATGACTTTTGAGGAAACAATTGGAGACAACTCTTCAGAACG AATGGAATCGGTGGAAAAAGCATTAGAAGAGGTCCTCAGCTCTGCATTACCTCAGGGTTGCATCACTGTCGGAGTGTACGAGGCAGCAAAGTCACTCAATGT GGACCCGGACAATGTGGTGTTATGTCTCCTTGCCACTGACGAGGAACACGTAGAAGACGTTGCTCTTCAGATCCACTTCACCTTGATCCAGGCATTCTGCTGTGAGAACGACATAAACATCCTTCGAGTGAGCAACATGACGCGTTTGGCAGAGATTCTGGGTGGAGGGAAACCTGGAGGAGAGCCCATGGATCTCCATTGTGTATTAGTCACT AACCCTCCATCTACTACGTGGAAGGACCCAGCACTGAGCAAAGTAAACCGGTTCTGCAGGGACAGCCGCGGTCTGGATCAGTGGGTGCCGGTCATTAATCTCCCCGACCGATGA